In Trichocoleus desertorum NBK24, the following are encoded in one genomic region:
- a CDS encoding citrate synthase, translating into MSICEYRPGLENIPATQSSISYVDGQRGVLEYRGIRIEELAEKSTFLETAYLLIWGELPTQAELTAFQDEIQYHRRVKFRVRDMMKCFPESGHPMDALQASAAALGLFYSRRDLHNPAYIRAAAVRLLAKIPTMVAAFQLIRKGNDPVQPRDDLGYAANFLYMLNEQEPDPLAARVFDVCLTLHAEHTINASTFSAMVTASTLTDPYAVIASAVGTLAGPLHGGANEEVVAMLEGIGSVANVRPYLDDLLERKAKIMGFGHRVYKVKDPRATILQNLAEQLFEKFGRDKYYDIAIELEQAVAEKLAHKGIYPNVDFYSGLVYSKLGIPTDLFTPVFAISRVAGWLAHWKEQLAENRIFRPTQIYTGTHEAPYVPIEKR; encoded by the coding sequence ATGTCTATCTGCGAGTATCGGCCAGGTCTAGAGAATATTCCTGCCACCCAATCCAGTATTAGCTACGTTGATGGTCAGCGCGGTGTTCTGGAATATCGCGGTATCCGGATTGAAGAACTCGCAGAAAAGAGTACCTTCCTGGAAACTGCCTATTTACTGATTTGGGGCGAATTGCCGACCCAAGCAGAACTCACTGCCTTTCAAGATGAAATTCAGTACCACCGCCGCGTAAAATTCCGTGTGCGGGACATGATGAAATGCTTCCCAGAAAGCGGGCACCCTATGGATGCGCTGCAAGCTTCAGCCGCCGCGCTGGGTCTGTTCTACTCTCGCCGGGATCTGCACAACCCCGCTTATATTCGTGCGGCAGCGGTGCGTTTGCTCGCCAAAATTCCAACCATGGTAGCGGCATTCCAACTGATTCGCAAAGGCAACGACCCAGTCCAGCCCAGAGATGATTTGGGCTATGCTGCTAACTTCTTGTACATGCTGAATGAGCAAGAACCAGACCCTTTAGCCGCACGAGTCTTTGATGTTTGCCTGACGCTACATGCCGAGCACACGATCAATGCTTCGACTTTTTCGGCAATGGTCACAGCCTCGACCCTGACTGACCCCTATGCCGTGATTGCTTCAGCTGTTGGCACCTTGGCTGGCCCGCTCCACGGGGGCGCGAACGAAGAAGTGGTGGCGATGCTGGAAGGGATTGGCTCTGTTGCTAATGTCCGCCCTTACCTAGATGACCTGTTGGAGCGCAAAGCGAAAATTATGGGCTTTGGGCACCGTGTCTACAAAGTCAAAGACCCCAGAGCCACCATCTTGCAAAATCTGGCCGAACAGCTATTCGAGAAGTTTGGCCGAGATAAGTACTACGATATTGCGATCGAGCTAGAGCAGGCTGTAGCAGAAAAATTGGCCCACAAGGGAATTTATCCTAACGTAGATTTCTACTCTGGTCTGGTCTACAGCAAATTGGGCATTCCCACCGATTTGTTTACGCCTGTCTTTGCCATCTCGCGGGTGGCTGGTTGGCTGGCCCACTGGAAAGAACAACTCGCCGAAAACCGCATTTTCCGCCCCACCCAGATCTATACCGGGACTCACGAAGCTCCCTATGTGCCCATTGAGAAGCGGTAG
- the sixA gene encoding phosphohistidine phosphatase SixA, which yields MSDLYFIRHGIAAERGTYAHDDDRPLTEEGRRKTRQVAKRLVELKLQFDLILTSPLVRAHQTAEILQSEGLSSQLEVSDYLAPNGSLEAWLIWFDEWQRSHPNARLAIVGHQPDLGNWVETLVWGQARDGLVLKKAGVIGLTIPGSGQAIANSSLFWLSPPKFLL from the coding sequence ATGTCTGATCTCTACTTCATCCGTCACGGCATTGCGGCAGAGCGGGGTACTTATGCTCACGATGACGATCGCCCTCTCACCGAGGAGGGTCGTCGCAAAACTCGTCAGGTTGCCAAGCGCTTGGTTGAACTCAAGCTGCAATTTGACTTAATTCTCACAAGTCCTCTAGTCCGGGCACATCAGACAGCAGAAATCTTGCAATCTGAGGGCTTAAGTTCTCAGCTAGAAGTATCAGACTATTTAGCGCCCAATGGCAGTTTAGAGGCTTGGTTAATCTGGTTTGATGAGTGGCAGCGATCGCACCCTAATGCTCGTTTAGCGATCGTGGGGCATCAGCCAGATCTGGGCAACTGGGTAGAAACCCTGGTTTGGGGACAAGCGCGGGATGGTTTGGTATTAAAAAAAGCTGGAGTGATTGGGCTAACAATCCCAGGATCGGGTCAGGCGATCGCAAATAGTTCTCTATTTTGGCTCAGCCCACCGAAGTTCTTGCTATAA
- a CDS encoding bifunctional oligoribonuclease/PAP phosphatase NrnA yields the protein MEAKSVEHPVVEYPEVRSTPNVSDRQVHRSFDSKPDQKVEALRQTLERHQGERQLIILQDFPDPDALSSAWAYKLIAEQYNIQCEIVYAGTLSHQENIALVKLTNLPVQRWTAQSTRTKDLSAYQGCALIDNQGTTSQLLSLVQQAGIPVTVVIDHHSMQGGLNPEFCDIRPHTRATATICAHYLQAGLLTLDSSISQHVKCATALMHGLRSDTNTLMQAQEEDFLAAAYLSRFYDTQLLNAVLQSARSKRVMDVIERSLRNRIVQNNFSIAGVGYLRYDDRDAIPQAADFLVTEENVHTAVVYGIVHDEDEELEVVIGSLRTSKITLDPDEFIKEAFGQDAQGRFFGGGRFTAGGFEIPMGFLSGFNENAEYAKMKWEVFDAQIKQKLLRLVNPEDTFI from the coding sequence GTGGAAGCTAAGTCTGTTGAACATCCAGTGGTTGAGTATCCAGAGGTTCGATCTACTCCAAATGTCAGCGATCGCCAAGTTCACCGCTCATTTGACTCCAAACCTGACCAGAAAGTAGAAGCGCTCCGCCAAACTTTAGAACGCCACCAAGGCGAGCGACAACTGATTATTCTGCAAGATTTTCCAGATCCAGATGCCTTGTCTTCTGCCTGGGCCTACAAGCTGATTGCAGAACAGTACAACATCCAGTGTGAAATTGTTTACGCTGGCACCCTTAGCCACCAAGAAAACATTGCCTTGGTCAAGCTCACCAATCTGCCTGTACAGCGCTGGACGGCGCAAAGTACCAGGACTAAAGATTTATCGGCTTATCAAGGCTGTGCCCTGATTGACAACCAAGGCACCACCAGCCAACTTCTCAGCTTAGTGCAGCAAGCAGGCATCCCAGTCACTGTGGTGATCGACCACCATAGTATGCAGGGTGGACTCAATCCAGAATTCTGCGACATTCGCCCTCATACCCGTGCCACTGCCACCATTTGCGCTCACTATCTCCAAGCAGGCTTACTAACTTTAGATAGCAGCATTAGCCAGCATGTGAAGTGTGCCACTGCCTTAATGCATGGTCTGCGCTCTGACACTAATACTCTGATGCAGGCGCAAGAGGAAGACTTTCTCGCTGCTGCCTATTTGAGTCGGTTCTACGACACCCAGTTGCTCAACGCAGTCCTTCAGTCCGCTCGTTCTAAACGGGTGATGGACGTGATTGAGCGATCGCTGCGCAACCGGATTGTGCAAAACAACTTCTCGATCGCTGGGGTGGGTTACTTACGCTACGACGATCGCGATGCCATTCCGCAAGCCGCAGACTTTTTGGTCACAGAAGAAAACGTCCATACGGCTGTAGTTTATGGCATTGTGCATGATGAGGACGAAGAACTCGAAGTCGTGATTGGCTCCTTGCGAACTAGCAAGATTACTCTCGACCCGGACGAGTTTATTAAGGAAGCCTTTGGTCAAGATGCCCAAGGCCGTTTTTTTGGTGGCGGTCGCTTCACCGCAGGCGGGTTTGAAATTCCGATGGGATTTCTCTCTGGCTTCAACGAGAATGCTGAGTACGCCAAGATGAAATGGGAAGTCTTTGATGCCCAAATCAAGCAAAAGCTGCTGCGACTGGTGAACCCGGAAGATACGTTTATTTAG
- a CDS encoding HNH endonuclease: MSKVLVLNASYEPLNITSWRRAIVLLLKGKAEQVEHNGKCVYSDFPLPTVIRLRHYVRVPYKEIPLTRRNILHRDSHSCQYCGYSGDDLTLDHVIPRSRGGGDSWENIVTACVRCNVKKGNRTPKEANMPLEYPPRKPHSGLYFEVTKHVKNGGHQEWRKYVIGI; this comes from the coding sequence ATGAGCAAGGTTCTGGTGCTAAACGCCTCCTACGAACCACTCAACATTACGAGCTGGCGACGGGCGATCGTTTTACTTCTCAAAGGCAAAGCAGAACAGGTAGAACACAACGGCAAATGTGTCTACTCTGATTTTCCACTGCCAACGGTGATTCGGCTGCGGCATTATGTCCGGGTTCCTTATAAGGAAATTCCACTCACCCGACGAAATATCCTCCACCGAGATAGTCACTCTTGTCAATACTGTGGCTACAGCGGCGACGACCTGACCCTCGATCATGTCATCCCGCGATCGCGAGGCGGCGGTGATAGCTGGGAAAATATTGTGACTGCTTGTGTTCGCTGTAATGTCAAAAAAGGCAACCGCACTCCGAAAGAAGCCAACATGCCGCTAGAGTATCCACCGCGCAAACCTCATAGTGGCCTCTACTTTGAAGTCACAAAGCACGTCAAAAACGGCGGGCATCAGGAATGGCGCAAATATGTAATTGGTATCTGA
- a CDS encoding adenylate/guanylate cyclase domain-containing protein: MKLRQRTLLMISVALLGLVGVFYTSSSTILLSSFAKLEAEDTQRNVERASDAFSEEIAKLNFTVHDWAEWNDTYEFIQDGNSTYRTTNLNTATIARLKINLMLYAQPSGKPIFGKSFDSQTQQLKEIPPSIQAYLANHPSLLQPPSSTNQLAGVVLLPEGPMLVASSLILTGEGKGPAQGTLLMGRYLDSTTVERLASITHLALSVYRIDDPQLPLDFVAAKTHLTRQFQPRSQIASPAPPIISRTASESDRIFVHPLNREAIAGYTLINDLNGKPAVLLRVELPRRIYQQGQASQRYLFLTLLVIGLGFGSGTLLLLERLVLRRLAHLIREVSKITTCGDFSLRVAALGSDELSSLGAAINQMLEALGKSQRQLRHSQESYRSVVDHVKEVIFQIDGAGLWQFLNPAWDKITGFALEESLGKPFLSYIHPEDRPHHRQQFQRLMTQEATDYRAEVRLVSKDSKLCWMELESQLTLDAKGRVLGVSGTLYDITKRKQAATAVQLLQNVTQAISEAEDFATALKVALTKVCEATDWDYGEAWVLTPERAGLELSPAWYSNSAVMEDFRYLSEAFTFPLGTGLPGRVWLSKEPEWIQDVSQEAHHHFMRVHIALEVGLRAGFGVPITADSEVLAILVFFMFEAREEDRSLVELVSAVATQLGSVMQRKRAEEALRLAEEKYRSIFENSLEGIFQTAPNGSYLSANPALAKIYGYSSPEDLIANLTNAEQLYIEPDRRSEFILALEAEGVVSRFESEVIRRDGNQIWISETARAVHDAKGQLLYYEGTVADITDRKRFESALRLQQAKSEELLLNILPQAIAEKLKQSPGAIADSFPSVTVLFADIVNFTQLAARMSPTELVNLLNQIFSAFDRLAERHGLEKIKTIGDAYMAVGGVPLPRQDHAEAMAEMALDMQTAIAQLNLEQEEIFPIRIGINTGPVVAGVIGIKKFIYDLWGDTVNIASRMESEGIAGCIQVTASTYQCLKDKYLFIERGEIPIKGRGAMKTYLLMGRKAVSEIEAA; this comes from the coding sequence ATGAAACTGCGCCAGAGAACTTTACTGATGATCAGCGTGGCGCTGCTTGGCCTCGTGGGAGTCTTCTATACCAGCTCATCCACTATTTTGTTGAGTAGTTTTGCCAAGTTAGAAGCAGAAGACACTCAACGCAACGTCGAGCGAGCCAGCGATGCTTTTTCTGAAGAAATTGCCAAACTAAATTTCACTGTTCATGACTGGGCCGAGTGGAACGATACCTATGAGTTTATTCAGGACGGTAACAGTACTTACCGCACAACCAACCTGAACACAGCAACGATCGCTCGGCTCAAAATCAATCTGATGCTTTACGCTCAGCCCTCCGGCAAACCCATTTTTGGCAAAAGTTTCGACTCTCAAACTCAGCAACTAAAAGAAATTCCTCCTAGCATTCAAGCTTATCTAGCCAATCACCCTTCCCTACTACAACCGCCTAGCTCCACTAATCAGCTAGCAGGAGTCGTGTTGTTGCCAGAAGGCCCAATGTTGGTGGCCTCCAGTTTAATTTTGACCGGAGAAGGCAAAGGGCCTGCTCAAGGTACTTTACTGATGGGGCGCTATTTAGATAGCACTACAGTTGAGCGTCTTGCCAGCATCACCCACTTAGCACTCTCGGTTTACCGCATTGATGACCCGCAGTTGCCTCTCGACTTCGTTGCCGCGAAAACTCATTTAACTCGTCAATTCCAGCCAAGATCTCAAATAGCCTCTCCAGCCCCTCCAATAATCTCTCGGACGGCAAGTGAAAGCGATCGCATTTTTGTCCACCCCCTCAACCGAGAAGCGATCGCAGGCTACACCTTAATCAACGACCTAAATGGAAAACCAGCAGTGCTCTTGCGCGTAGAGCTACCGAGACGAATTTATCAGCAAGGGCAAGCCAGTCAGCGCTATTTGTTTTTAACGTTGCTCGTGATTGGTTTAGGGTTTGGCAGTGGCACACTGTTGCTTCTAGAGCGGCTCGTACTGCGACGACTCGCTCACCTGATTCGAGAAGTTAGCAAAATTACCACCTGTGGAGATTTCTCGCTGCGAGTAGCGGCCCTGGGTTCAGATGAGCTATCTAGTCTGGGTGCGGCGATCAATCAAATGCTAGAAGCATTAGGAAAATCTCAACGACAGCTCCGCCACAGCCAGGAGAGCTATCGGTCGGTCGTCGATCACGTTAAAGAAGTCATTTTTCAAATTGATGGGGCAGGGCTTTGGCAGTTTCTCAACCCTGCCTGGGACAAAATTACTGGGTTTGCTTTAGAGGAAAGCCTAGGCAAACCTTTTCTCAGCTACATTCACCCAGAAGATCGACCTCATCATCGGCAGCAATTTCAGCGCTTGATGACCCAAGAGGCAACCGATTACCGAGCTGAAGTACGGCTTGTGAGCAAAGACAGCAAGCTGTGCTGGATGGAATTAGAATCCCAACTCACCTTAGATGCCAAGGGTCGGGTTTTAGGGGTATCCGGCACTCTCTACGACATCACCAAACGTAAGCAGGCAGCTACAGCCGTCCAATTGCTGCAAAACGTCACTCAAGCGATTAGTGAAGCTGAAGATTTTGCCACCGCTCTCAAAGTGGCTCTGACTAAAGTTTGTGAAGCGACCGATTGGGATTATGGAGAAGCTTGGGTCTTGACCCCAGAACGAGCAGGGTTAGAACTCAGCCCAGCTTGGTATAGCAACTCTGCTGTGATGGAGGATTTTCGGTATTTAAGCGAAGCCTTTACGTTTCCCTTGGGAACGGGCCTCCCAGGCCGAGTCTGGCTCTCTAAGGAACCAGAGTGGATTCAGGATGTCTCCCAGGAAGCACATCACCACTTTATGAGAGTGCATATTGCGCTTGAGGTAGGTCTGAGGGCAGGGTTTGGGGTACCGATTACCGCAGATAGTGAGGTGCTAGCTATCCTGGTCTTTTTTATGTTTGAGGCGAGAGAAGAAGATCGAAGCTTAGTCGAACTGGTGTCAGCGGTAGCCACACAGCTAGGCTCGGTGATGCAACGGAAACGAGCGGAAGAAGCGTTACGCCTCGCTGAAGAGAAATATCGTAGTATTTTTGAGAACTCATTGGAAGGGATTTTCCAAACGGCACCCAACGGCAGTTACCTCAGTGCCAACCCCGCTCTGGCTAAAATTTACGGTTACAGTAGCCCTGAGGATTTGATCGCCAATCTGACCAATGCTGAGCAGCTTTATATAGAACCTGATCGCCGCAGCGAATTCATCCTGGCTTTAGAAGCAGAGGGAGTGGTATCTCGCTTTGAATCAGAGGTGATTCGGCGAGATGGCAACCAGATTTGGATTTCTGAAACCGCACGGGCGGTGCATGATGCCAAAGGGCAACTTCTCTACTATGAAGGCACTGTGGCCGACATCACCGATCGCAAGCGGTTTGAATCTGCTTTGCGGTTGCAGCAGGCCAAAAGCGAAGAATTATTGCTCAATATTCTGCCCCAAGCGATCGCCGAAAAACTCAAGCAAAGTCCTGGCGCGATCGCGGATAGCTTCCCATCCGTGACGGTGCTCTTTGCTGACATCGTCAACTTTACGCAACTGGCGGCTCGCATGTCGCCCACCGAGCTGGTCAATTTGCTCAACCAAATTTTCTCTGCCTTTGACCGCTTAGCCGAACGCCACGGCCTAGAGAAAATCAAAACCATTGGTGATGCCTATATGGCAGTTGGGGGGGTGCCTCTGCCTCGCCAAGACCATGCTGAGGCGATGGCTGAAATGGCCTTGGATATGCAGACCGCGATCGCCCAACTCAACTTAGAGCAAGAAGAAATCTTTCCGATTCGGATTGGCATCAATACAGGCCCCGTGGTAGCTGGGGTGATCGGGATCAAGAAGTTTATCTACGACCTCTGGGGCGACACCGTCAACATTGCGAGTCGGATGGAATCGGAAGGGATAGCGGGTTGCATTCAGGTGACAGCCAGCACCTACCAATGCCTCAAAGACAAGTACTTGTTTATCGAGCGGGGCGAAATTCCGATCAAGGGCAGGGGAGCCATGAAAACTTATCTTCTAATGGGAAGAAAAGCTGTTTCTGAGATTGAAGCGGCCTAG